CAGACCATTCAGAAGGGGAACTAAGCTTGACCGGGAGCGCTCGGGCCGGGAAGCCAGCCCTTCGGCCGGAGTGATCGACAGCCAGAGCATCAAGGCGCCGCACGCGAAAACAAGAGGTTACGACGCTGGAAAGAAGATTGTCGGGCGCAACCGGCATATCGCCGCGGATACGGACGGACGCCTGCTGATGGTCAACCTGACGCCGGCGGACATCTCCGACAGCGCCGGAGCGCAGATGATCCTGGACGCGATCCGCAAGCGCTGGCCGTGGGTCAAGCATCTATTCGCGGACGGTGCCTATGACCGGCTCCAGTTGATGGACAAGGCTGCCTACCTGGACTTCGTCGTCGAGGTGATCCGTCGCAGGGACGGAGCGAAAGGCTTTGAGGTTCTCCCCCGGCGCTGGGTCGTGGAGCGAACCTTCGGATGGATGACCCGATGGCGACGCCTCGTGCGCGATTACGAGCGTCGCATCGATGTCTCACAGGCCATGATCTTCGTCGCCATGGGCGCCAATCTCACCCGAAGAAACGCTCATCCATGACTTTCCAAACAGGCTCTGACTATATGACACAAAATTTAAGCATTAAGTATCAGGTTTGAACCAATGAATGCCAGAGCCAACAAAGCCAGATCAAAAAATGCACCGGTCTATCCGTCTGTCGGTCGGGTGCTCACGAAGCTTGAGGCGGACATTTCACTTGCGCGCTGGGCCCGGAAAATCTCGGTTGATGATTTCGCAGCTTCCATGGGTGTCTCCCGCTCAACCCTGCATCGTCTGGAGAAAGGAGATGCGGGGGTACCACCCGATATATCTGCAAGGCGTTCTTGACCGCGCACGACGCATCCCACAAATAGTTCTGATGGATTATGATTTTGCCAACCTATCCCATTCTCAATTTGAGGATCTGTGCCGCGATCTGATTGGTGCTGAACTGGAGGTTCGCTTCGAGGCCTTTCCTGAAGGGCCTGACGACGGGATGGACGGTCGGCATGTCACAGCAGACGGCGCAATCATCCTGCAGGCCAAGCACTATCTGCGCTCCGGGTCGGTCAAGCTCCTTTCGAAGATGAAGGCGGAGCGTGCGAGCATCGATGGGTTGGGGCCCAGTCGATACATCCTGACGACATCGGCCACCTTAACCCCTAAAAACAAGTCCGATCTGGCCGGCGCGATCGGACCCTGGCTGCACAGCACCAGCGATATTTTTGGTCAGGACGACCTCAACGGCCTGCTGCGAAAATTCCCGCATATCGTCATCGCCCATCAAGCGCTTTGGACGCAGGATAGCGCCGTCCTCAAGACCATCGTCACACAAGCTGTCTCCGACGCCTTGCCAAAGCCGGCGCCGATGCCGACAGCCCTCGCCCGGCTATTGCCGACA
This genomic stretch from Gluconacetobacter diazotrophicus PA1 5 harbors:
- a CDS encoding helix-turn-helix domain-containing protein; its protein translation is MNARANKARSKNAPVYPSVGRVLTKLEADISLARWARKISVDDFAASMGVSRSTLHRLEKGDAGVPPDISARRS